The genomic region ttttagtttttaaatttcaaaatctcaaatctttgctaaaatctgttttaattaattaattaaaattcagCTTAATTACAAATTATTCAAATAATCCTTATGGAGAACAACTTGCATGAGTGATTTTACTATAATTACCTTGTACTCTTACAAGtattttaagtgattttaaCCATATTTGTGCAGGTATAAATAATCCTATCAATATGGAGCATCCAGTGGTACATGATTAATTGGAgtggtcaagattaatttaaATGTAGAAAGGGTAgtgctaggaagactaaatttgtaggttaaattttgtaaactaaatgatatcaaagttgaagatttgattattacttaagtgttgattaacgtgcttatttcttaaagagtaatgttaaggaaactaaatttttttaaccaaatttgcaaaGTAAATGATATGGTTCtagataattggattattaattaagtatcaATTAACGTGTTTgtttcttattgatgacacattatttggcttaaaaaatttgatctccctaacattactctttcttaaacacataatttattagtttacaGATTTCGTTTACTTAGCATTAAACTTCAAAGATGGTAATCCAGAGGAGCAATATCCAGACAGAATCCTTGCTGCCACCGCGGATCACTGACAATTGCTCAAATCATGTGCATCATCAACGTCTGCAGTGGCGCTTGCTATGCTTCATCTCTCTGCAACTAAGACACAATTCTTCTGTAATCCAACCCCTCCAGCcatttatctatatatatatatatatatatagctccAAAtctctcactcgtttttcatcAAATTTATATATTCATACTATATACATGCTATCCATCACATTTATATATTCATACTATATATATGCTATCTATCATACaaacttgtttttgtaaaaACTACTCATTTCTAGTTTTATTTGTTAAAATGAAACAATATTAGCAGCTAGCTAGCGCAGATTTGTACACAAATTTGCTGTAAAACTATTCCGTTTCAATTTTGTGGTCAGAAAAACCTGCCATAGTCCTCGACAGCGtctcattaaaataaaatttgttctAGGTTTGTTGTCGACATTGTCCGTGTATCAACCCCATTTCCCTACTATCACCATCAATccaacttcttgtttttttccctaaagtttttcttcaaaaaaattaataataacaacaataacaaatcCTCTTTCTATAAGAGAGGCATCAACAACCGTTTACTCTTCCTCTCCATTTCTCTCTGCAACCCTCATGAATTTAAACACCCCGAACAACAAAACCCATATCTCCGTATTTGAAAAAACACAGCCATGATTACTGGCAAGGACATTTACGATGTTCTTGCAGCCATAGTCCCCTTATACGTGGCTATGATCTTAGCCTACGGTTCCGTTAGGTGGTGGAAAATCTTCACGCCCGACCAATGCTCCGGCATAAACCGCTTCGTCGCGGTTTTCGCCGTCCCATTGCTCTCCTTCCACTTCATATCCTCCAACGACCCTTACGCCATGAACTACCAATTCATCCTCGCCGACTCCCTCCAAAAAGTCGTTATCCTCGTTGCCCTCTTCCTCTGGCAAGCCTTCTCCAAGCGCGGCAACCTCGAGTGGATGATCACGCTTTTCTCCCTCTCCACCCTCCCCAACACCCTCGTCATGGGCATCCCTCTTTTACGCGCCATGTATGGCGACTTCTCCGGGACGCTGATGGTTCAGATTGTCGTTTTGCAGAGCGTGGTCTGGTACACTCTCATGCTCTTCATGTTCGAGTACCGCGGCGCGAAGCTGCTCATCTCCGAGCAGTTCCCGGAGACTGCAGCTTCAATCACGTCGTTCAAAGTTGACTCTGACGTCGTTTCGCTCAACGGTCGAGAGCCGCTGCAAACCGACGCGGAAATCGGCGATGACGGGAAGCTTCACGTGGTGGTGAAAAGATCGAATGCGTCGTCTATGGTATCTTCCTTCAACAAGTCACACGGGTTGAACTCTTTGAATTCGATGACCCCACGGGCTTCGAATCTCACGGGAGTCGAGATTTACTCGGTGAAGTCCTCTCGTGAGCCCACCCCGCGGGCTTCCAGCTTCAACCAGACGGATTTTTACGCCATGTTTAACGCCAGCAAGGCCCCAAGCCCCAAACACGGATATACAAATAGTTTTCAAGGCGGATTCGGGGACGTTTATTCGGTGCAGTCATCCAAAGGGGTGACGCCGAGAACTTCGAATTTCGATGAGGAGGCGATGAAGATGAATAATATGAGTTATAAGAAGAGCGGGGCGAGGAGCATGAGTGGTGAGATCTTCAATGGTGGTCCGGCCTCTCCGTACCCGCCTCCAAATCCCTTGTTTTCAGGGTCTACGAGTGGCGGGCTGAAGAAGAAAGATAGCGCtagtggtggcggtggtggtagCGGTGGGGCAGCGCCTAATAAGGAGCCTCATATGTTTGTTTGCAGTTCAAATGCATCGCCAGTTTCCGAAGGGAATCTTAGACTTGCGGTTGCTTCCACTGACTTTGGCGCGACCGATCCTTCCAAGGTTGCAGGTCTTCATCAACATGATAGTGCTGCTGCATCGAAAGGTGAGCAAATAATTTTAGGGTCCCTCATATATAAGTCCATGCAACACTTATTTCCTTGACAAAAACCTATCTCATtttaaacatccaaataaaacccaaatttgaagtAGACTGCCATGTAAACAATTAAATACCTattattttcaaactatttacAATTGTGCCACAACACTCTAATTAtgttaatgaatttaattatcCACCATAATTGTGGGAAATAAGTgccttattattataaaattatctaCTTTATACTTCTCTTACCATCATATGTTTCATTTCgtttatttgtttgacaatcattgtaggtaaattattttgcatgtatgtaTTAGGTACtttgttaaaattatatatatgcgtgcaaataatttatctatatttttatgtaaaataatatgtaattaattaattttgaatcaattggctaaaaacatttatttattttgtaggtaaattatttttcatgtgataatacatatatactagccacattttgttattattatatagAGTGTGCAATCAAtctacattcttttattttgtaggtaaattattttgcatgtaggtaaattgttatatatatatatatatatatatatatatgaaaaatattggtatttaattaattttgaataaaaaatatttatttattttgtgggtaaattattttgcatgtatcattacataatttactaggaacttatattgttattatatatatgttgtgtaaaataatttattttattttatatttaaaatattgataattttgaataaaataactttTTGATATTTGTAGGATATACTAATTTACTTGTTAGCatcatgtgaaaacaaatatataaggAACATTGGTatcatgtaaatttttgttattaaatgcatatgaatcatgacatttaaatttttttccaaatctcCATAAGGTATTTGAAGAcatttaattgaatgaaataatgtaaaataaaatgtagatAATAAGTGAGAGACCCAAAGTAAGTGTTATTAAGGGTAATATAGACATCAACAAATACAAATTTTGCCAAGTCAAACTTAATTATGGATATTGCTTAGTTGGAgcctagtcattgggtttttgttagagAAACTTACCATGATGGGTTTTagttaaagaaaattgaattctaagGGTTGTACTCATATTTTCAGATAATTTTATGATCCCCACCCCTCAAACCAAATGTTTGTCGATTTTGTAAATTGCCAGAAAAGTACTAACATCAGCAGTTTTTGTTAATTGATACCTTAATCGAATGgacaaaaatttcattcttctATAACCAAATCAAGGAGCGTCATTGATCTCCGTGACATAGATCTGGTTTTTTTTCTCCACTCTCGTCAAAATTCCTTTGTCAATTACCAAACCGTTTCATAAATATTTCgtttttcaacttttattttcatttctactaataa from Pyrus communis chromosome 4, drPyrComm1.1, whole genome shotgun sequence harbors:
- the LOC137732490 gene encoding auxin efflux carrier component 2-like, with protein sequence MITGKDIYDVLAAIVPLYVAMILAYGSVRWWKIFTPDQCSGINRFVAVFAVPLLSFHFISSNDPYAMNYQFILADSLQKVVILVALFLWQAFSKRGNLEWMITLFSLSTLPNTLVMGIPLLRAMYGDFSGTLMVQIVVLQSVVWYTLMLFMFEYRGAKLLISEQFPETAASITSFKVDSDVVSLNGREPLQTDAEIGDDGKLHVVVKRSNASSMVSSFNKSHGLNSLNSMTPRASNLTGVEIYSVKSSREPTPRASSFNQTDFYAMFNASKAPSPKHGYTNSFQGGFGDVYSVQSSKGVTPRTSNFDEEAMKMNNMSYKKSGARSMSGEIFNGGPASPYPPPNPLFSGSTSGGLKKKDSASGGGGGSGGAAPNKEPHMFVCSSNASPVSEGNLRLAVASTDFGATDPSKVAGLHQHDSAAASKGIHELIENMSPGRKMRGDSELEIEEGSNKFPPSVSSYSSSCQKKVDMEGGVAKKHQMPPASVMTRLILIMVWRKLIRNPNTYSSLLGVAWSLISYKWKIKMPTIVSGSISILSDAGLGMAMFSLGLFMALQPKIIACGKSVATFSMAVRFLTGPAVIAATSIAVGLRGVLLHVAIVQAALPQGIVPFVFAKEYNVHADILSTAVIFGMLVALPVTILYYILLGL